One window from the genome of Oryctolagus cuniculus chromosome 1, mOryCun1.1, whole genome shotgun sequence encodes:
- the LOC100358202 gene encoding olfactory receptor 1J4-like, producing the protein MFFGRDKAMQILAYIPIERISFLSACYKSTFVYAFFQRRSMHNRENSRMRSENRSSVSEFLLLGLPIRPEEQGVIFALFLGMYLTTVLGNLLIILLIRLDSRLHTPMYFFLSHLAFTDISFSSVTVPKMLMSMRTQDQSIPYAGCIAQMYFFIFFTDLDNFLLTAMAYDRYVAICHPLHYSTIMREGLCTLLVAVSWILSCASALSHTLLLAQLSFCADNIIPHFFCDLAALLKLSCSDTSLNKLVIFTVGVAVITLPLICILISYSCIGATILKVPSTKGVCKALSTCGSHLSVVSLYYGTIIGLYFFPSSRASRDKGTVASVMYTVVTPLLNPFIYSLRNRDIKGALEKLFNKATVSSQ; encoded by the coding sequence atgttttttggTAGGGATAAAGCAATGCAGATATTGGCATACATACCAATAGAAAGGATCTCATTTTTATCTGCTTGCTATAAGTCAACATTTGTTTATGCTTTTTTTCAAAGACGCTCCATGCACAACAGAGAGAATAGCAGGATGAGGAGTGAGAACCGCAGCAGCGTGTCTGAGTtcctcctcctggggctcccCATCCGGCCAGAGGAGCAGGGAGTGATCTTTGCCCTGTTCCTGGGCATGTACCTGACCACGGTGCTGGGGAACCTGCTCATCATCCTGCTCATCAGGCTGGACTCCCGcctccacacccccatgtacttcttcctcagcCACTTGGCCTTCACTGATATCTCCTTCTCATCGGTCACTGTGCCGAAGATGTTAATGAGCATGCGAACTCAGGACCAATCCATCCCCTATGCAGGATGTATAGCACAGATgtactttttcatctttttcactGATCTGGACAATTTCCTTCTCACTGCCATGGCATATGACCGGTATGTGGCCATCTGTCACCCTCTCCACTACAGCACCATCATGAGAGAGGGGCTATGTACCTTGCTAGTGGCTGTGTCCTGGATCCTGTCTTGTGCTAGTGCCCTGTCTCACaccctcctcctggcccagctgtcCTTTTGTGCTGACAACATCATCCCCCATTTTTTCTGTGACCTTGCTGCTCTGCTCAAGCTCTCCTGCTCGGACACCTCCCTCAACAAGCTGGTTATTTTCACAGTAGGGGTGGCAGTCATTACTCTGCCGCTAATATGCATCTTGATTTCTTACAGCTGCATTGGGGCCACCATCCTGAAAGTTCCATCTACCAAAGGGGTCTGCAAAGCCTTGTCTACTTGTGGCTCCCACCTCTCTGTGGTGTCTCTGTATTATGGCACAATTATTGGACTTTATTTCTTCCCCTCATCTAGAGCCTCCAGGGACAAGGGCACAGTTGCCTCTGTGATGTACACAGTAGTCACCCCGTTGCTGAATCCCTTCATTTACAGCTTAAGGAACAGGGACATAAAGGGGGCTCTTGAGAAACTCTTCAATAAGGCAACAGTCTCATCTCAGTGA